In Planococcus shixiaomingii, the DNA window CCGCCAAGAAACGTCCCTTCAAGCGACCGGTAGCCATGGACGCCGCCTCCGCCAAAACCGGCGACTTCTCCCGCAGCGTAAAGCCCCCGAACCGGCTGCCCCGCTTCGTTTAAGACGCGGGCGGATAAATCGGTCTGCAAGCCGCCCAGGGTTTTTCGGCTTACGATGTTCAAGCGCACGGCAATGAGCGGCCCTTTTTTAGGATCAAGCAGTTTATGGGGCGGCGCCACACGAATCAGCCGGTCCCCCCGGTAATTGCGTGCTCCGCGAAGCGCCGTGATTTGCAGGTCCTTAGTGAATGGATTGTCGAGCTGCCGATCGCGCGCTTTTATTTGCCGGTCGATATCGGTAAAATTCAACAAGTTTTCGCCGGTCAGTTTGTTCATTCCGTCGACCAATTCTTCAAGCGTCTTCGCGATGACAAAGTCTTCTCCTTTGTCCATGAATGCTTGGACCGGAGCCGTTGCACCCGCTCGGACACGTCCCAATACTTGCGGAATGCTTTTTCCAGTCAAATCAGGGTTCTGCTCAGAACCAGACAGCGCGAATTCCTTTTCAATAATTTTCTGCGTCAAAATAAACCATGAATAGCTATAGCCGGTTTTCTGGATGGTTTCCAGCGTGCCCAAGGTATCAAAGCCCGGGAAATTCGGAGCCGGGAACCGCTGGCCTTTGGCATCGAGCCAAAGAGAAGACGGTCCCGGCAAAATCCGGATGCCGTGCCGGCTCCACACCGGGTTCCAATTTTTTATCCCTTCGGTGTAATGCCACATGCGGTCACGGTTGACGATGCGCCCGCCCGCTTTTTCCGCAATGGCAAGCATCCGGCCATCGACATGCGCCGGCACTCCTGACAGCATTTCTTCCGGCGCTTTGCCCAAACGGCTCGGCCAATTTTGCCGGATCAATTCGTGATTGCCGCCGATGCCGCCGCTGGTTACCACAACAGCTTTCGCCTCGTATGTAAATTGACCGACCACTTCCCTAGAACTTGCCTCTCCGCGTTCCGCATCACTCGGTGCCAGCACTGAACCCGTTACTCCCGTAACGGCAGAGTTCCCTCCAATCAAACCAT includes these proteins:
- a CDS encoding FAD-binding dehydrogenase gives rise to the protein MGFDAIVVGAGLAGLVATAEIADAGKRVLLLDQEPEASFGGQAWWSFGGLFLINTPEQRRMGIKDSKDLAWQDWLGAAGFDKEADEDYWGKKWAEAYVNFAAGEKRAWLAAMGIKFFPVVGWAERGGYLAEGHGNSVPRFHIVWGTGPGIVAPFERRVREHMKNGLVEYRSRHRVDGLIGGNSAVTGVTGSVLAPSDAERGEASSREVVGQFTYEAKAVVVTSGGIGGNHELIRQNWPSRLGKAPEEMLSGVPAHVDGRMLAIAEKAGGRIVNRDRMWHYTEGIKNWNPVWSRHGIRILPGPSSLWLDAKGQRFPAPNFPGFDTLGTLETIQKTGYSYSWFILTQKIIEKEFALSGSEQNPDLTGKSIPQVLGRVRAGATAPVQAFMDKGEDFVIAKTLEELVDGMNKLTGENLLNFTDIDRQIKARDRQLDNPFTKDLQITALRGARNYRGDRLIRVAPPHKLLDPKKGPLIAVRLNIVSRKTLGGLQTDLSARVLNEAGQPVRGLYAAGEVAGFGGGGVHGYRSLEGTFLGGCLFSGRVAGRAVAEGEME